AATTCATTTCCTTTAAAAAGAAAAAAACAATTCCGCCAAAAATACAAACCGTGGCATAAATCTCTTTTCTGAAAATAACCGGGATTTCGGTACACAATATGTCTCGGATAACACCGCCAAAACAGGCTGTCATTGTTCCCAAAGCGATACAAATAACAGGATGTAAACCAATATTTATACCTTTTTCTAACCCTATCAAAGTGAAAACACCTAAACCAATAGTGTCAAATAAAAACAAAGAAGTACGAAGACGATCAAACTTTTTGCGGAAAACAATCGCTAATATAAATCCGATAATAATGACATATACATATTTCAAATCCAGCATCCATCCCACAGGTGTGCGCCCAATCATAATATCGCGTAAAGTTCCGCCTCCCACTGCAGTGACAAATGCAATGATAAATATGCCAAAAGCATCGAGCTTTTTATGCATGGCCGTTAATGCTCCCGACATCGCAAAAGCCATCGTTCCGATAATATCTAATAGATGAAACATATTTTTCTTTTTTCAGTATTGTAATAAAGAATGTAATTGATTTTTTTACCGCAAGAGAAGTTATTTTTTATTTTAATCTCGCAAAAACAATACTCGCAAAATGGACTATCATTATTTTTTGAAATCTAACTTTTACATATTCTGCGTATAAAAATTATAATCTTTTAGAATTGTATTGACAAAATCAGAGTCATTTCCGGATTGATTTTGTATTCCTGTAACCGATTCAATTTTTCGACGTAATTTCAAGAGGGTTTCTGAATCTCCTTTGGCTTTAGCCAGTACAAAAGTATCTTTGATAATTCGCATATCGTTATCGGATAATTTGATGACCAACGGATAAACGGGCACGTATTCATCGCCAATTTCCTCCAAAATTGTGTTGTTTATCGTAATCGAATTTTTTAAAGTAATCACAGCGGTTCCTGCTGTCATATCACCTAAGCGTTGGTTTTTGGCACTTGAAATTATGGCAACCAAAGCTACAATACCATTTAGGATACTGATATCAATTATTCTAAAAAACCAACGTATCAGATAATCACCAAAACTGGCTTGATATCCATCTATTTTTACAACTTTTATTTTGCGCAGCTTTTTTCCAATGGTTTGTCCTTCAAAAATACTTTCTAACGTAATCGAATAAATCATAACCGGGAAATAAAACACCAGAATTGTCGCCATTACTGACCATTGGTCCATCGTGTCGAAACTTTTGTTCATACCTAACCAATAGAAAAAAACACCGTAAACCACTAAACAATATGCGATTTTGATTACCCAATCAATTAAATAAGCCACAATACGTTCCCCTACCGAAGCGGCTGTAAAATTTATATTGACATTTTGGGTTGTATGAATAGATAATTCTGACATATTTTATACATTAGCCATTAATGAGAGAGATTGCGTTTATAAAACAAAATAAAGAAAAATGGCTTGAATTTGAACAGGCTATTTTTGGTAAAGCTAAAAAAAATCCTGATGAAATGGCTCATTTGTACATTCAATTAGTGAATGACTTGTCCTATGCCCAAACCTATTATCCTAAAAGCAAAACGGTTATCTATCTAAATTATTTAGCCTCACAGATTTACCAAAAAATATACAAAACCAAAAGAACCGAAAAAAACAGAATCCTTTATTTCTTCACTACCGAAGTGCCATTGCTGGTCTATGATTACAAACGGTATTTAATCTACGCGTTTGTTTTGTTTTTTGCCACTGTTGCCATGGGAGTAGTTTCGGCTAGATACGATGAAAATTTTGTGCGGTTAATTCTGGGCGATAGTTATGTCAATATGACTTTAGAAAACATCAAAAAAGGAAATCCGGTGGCGGTTTACAAATCAGGCAGCAATTGGGGTAGCTTTATCGGTATTACTTTAAACAATTTATATGTGGGCGCACGATGCTATTTATATGGCATTTTTGGCGGGATTGGCACTTTTTACATCTTCTTGCAAAACTCGTTAATGCTGGGTTCTTTTCAATATTTTTTCTACCAACAAGGAGTTTTCTGGAAAAGTGTTCGTGGCATTTGGATTCATGGTTCTATGGAAATTTTTGCTATAGTTATAGAATCAACTGCCGGATTTATTCTTGGCGCTTCAATTCTTTTTCCCAAAACCTATTCGAGAATAAATTCCTTTAAAATTGGATTCAAGAACAGTTTCAAAATCTTTTTGAGCACTATTCCGTTTACAATTGCAGCGGGTTTTCTCGAAGGATTTATCACCCGATACTCTATAGAAATGGAAAACTGGTTCAGCAGTTTTATCATCTTATTGACACTTGCCCTGATTTCCTTTTACTATTTGATTTATCCATTTATTGTTCACAAAAAAACACTTCCTGCCTAATGTTTATACTATTCAAAAAACGGGGATTTAGCGAATACATCTCCGATACGATTACTTTTTTCAAAACTTTTGGAAAACATTATTTCAAGAATTACTTCATCATTAATGGTGGTTTTTTATTGATTTTAATGGTTTTGGTCTATTTCATTTTCAAAGTATATTGGGAAGTTGTTTTCTCTGCCATAGGCAATCCGAATTCAAATTATCTCGAAAATTATTTCTCTAATAATGCCGTATTATTTATTGGTTCCTTACTCCTGTTTGTCATTCTCGCAGTGATTTTATCGCTATTGAATTTTGCTTTTCCTGTTCTTTACATTCAACTAATCGAAAAAAATAACGGAAGCGATTTTACCACAGCCGACCTGATTATGAGCCTGAAAGAAAATTTTAGTCGGTTATTGAAATTTTTTCTGGGACTCGTTTTCATCATCTTACCCTTAATGATGGTTGTATTTGTACTGCTGATTTTGATGGTTTTTATCCTTATTGGTATTCCTTTATTTTTTATAGTTGGCCCGGCTTTTTTAGCCTGGATTATGTTAAGTTTTCATGATTATTTAATCCAAAAAACTGGCTTTTTCGAATCCCTTAAAAATGGTTTTGGGTTGGTTAAACAACAGTTTTGGACTATTATAGGAACAACTTTTATAATGGCGGCTTTGGTTCAAATAATACAAGGAATTATAACTTTAGTTCCATATTTCATAGGAATATTTTTGGTTTATACCAATGGAAATCCATCCACAACAACGGCTTCTCAAACCGAATATTTGTCGACAATGGGAGTTTTAATGACTGTAGTCATGGCGCTATCCATTGTACTGAGTTATTTTTTCAACAATTTTATCCTCATCAATCAAGGAATTATCTATTACAGTTTGAGAGAAGAAAATGAAAACAACACTCCCAAAAGTCAAATTGATTTAATCGGTACCAAAAGTGAATAGACTGCTTCTTATATTGTTCTTTTTATTTTGTTCCAATGTTGGAGCAATGGATACTTTGGCTGTAGCCAAAAAAGAAAAAGCACCCTTCACCCAAGACCATATTCAACTGGATTCCAGCAGGATGGAAATCCGAACTTTTGCTAAAAATTTCAAGAAAAAATACACAGATGACGCTTTCAAATATGAATTTAAAACACCCGAAAAAAATGCCTGGGATCGTTTCAAAGAATGGTTAGCGGCGTTTTTTAAAAATTTATTCCATTTTAGCAGTAATGCAACTGCGCTGGGTTTTGTTGGTGCTTTATTGAAAATACTTGCGGTTCTGATTCTTATTTTTGTCGTTTACCTGATTACAAATGCCTTGCTGAATAAAGAAGGACAATGGATTTTCGGCAGAAATTCTGATAAAAAAAGAATTGACCACAGCGAAATCGAGAAAAATCTCCATCGTATTGATTTCGAAAAACTAATCCAGGGCACTTTGGAAACCGGAGAAATGCGATTGAGTATTCGGTACTATTACCTTTGGTTACTCAAAAGTATGGCCGAAAAAAACTGGATTGTCTGGGATATCGAAAAAACCAATTCCGATTATCTTTATGAATTAAAAAATCAGTCTCAAAAAGACGAATTTGCCTATTTATCGTACTTGTACAACTACATTTGGTATGGAGAATTTGATCTGGACGAAGGCACTTTTGCAAAAGCGAAAACGGCATTCGAGAAAACCATAAAATCGATCGGTAATGAATAGAACGCTAAAAATATACATCGCCTTTTTGGTGCTGCTTCTTGCGGGTATTATTGCCATTGACAGCAACCGTCCAAAACCTGTTGACTGGACTACAACCTACGCTATAAAAGACAAAATCCCTTATGGAATGTATGTTTTTAATGCGGAAATTGGCTCTTTATTGAAAAACCAAAAAATCGAACAAATTAAAGTTACGCTTTATGAATTTTTAGAATCAAAATACAATTACGATACTTTGGTTGCTGATTATAAAATAAAAGGAACCATCCTGAATATCTCTGAAAATTCAACCCTTGACACCGAATCCCTAAAGGAAATCTGTTATTTCGTAAGTCGTGGAAATGCCGCTTTTATCAGTTCGAAAACTATTCCGAAAGTATTATTAGACACTTTAAAACTAAAAATAAAATCCGAATACAATCCTTCGGACACGACGTTTAATTGGTTAGCCAATACCAAATGGAAACCCGAAAAATATAAAATTACAGAAGGCCTCGGAAACACTTATTTTTCTAAAACAGATACTTTAAAAACCACCGTTTTAGGCTTTCAAAGTGGAGATAGCAGTCGCGTAAATTTTATAAAAGTAAAATACAATAACGGCGAATTCTTCTTGCATTTACAACCTGCCGCTTTTACCAATTTTCATTTATTGAAAGCAAATCACCATGAATATGCCGAGAAAGTATTGTCTTATATTCCAAAAGGAACTGTTTTTTGGTACATCAAAGACCAGAACGGTGAAGTGATTTCAGATTCACCGATGCGTTATATTTTGAGTCAACCGGCGCTGAAATGGGCTTGGTATATTTTCCTGACGGGAATGTTTCTTTTTATTATTTTTAATGCCAAACGCAAACAACGTATCGTTCCCATTATAAAACCGTTGACCAATACAACCATAGATTTCACGAAAACCATTGGAAATTTATACTATCAGGAAGGCGATCACGATACAATAATTGATAAAAAAATCATTTATTTCCTGGAGAAAATCAGAAATGACTATTTGATTGACACCACTCAACTTAATGATGATTTTATAAAAAAAATACATCATAAATCCGGCAAAGATTTAGTGGTAATAAAAAGAGCCGTTCTGTTGATTACAAATCATCGAAGAAGTCCGTACAACAGCATTGAAGAAGATTTAATACAAATTAATAATGCGATTGAAGAAGTTGTCAGTTAACTTACAGCAAAAAAAATAGAGAAAGACTAATAAAAAAGAACACTACATAACATGGAAGATATAAATACTCCGGCAACACCAAACGAAAACGTAAATTTTGAATCCAGAATCAATCTTGCGCCACTTTTAGAAAGCATTACCATTATAAAACAAGAACTGGGTTCAGTGATTGTCGGGCAGAGCAAAATGATCGATCAATTATTAGTTGCAATCCTTTCAAACGGACATGTTTTACTCGAAGGCGTTCCTGGAGTTGCAAAAACTATTACGGCAAAATTACTGGCAAAAACCTTAAATATTGGGTTCAGCAGAATTCAATTTACACCGGATTTGATGCCTTCAGATATTTTAGGAACTTCGATTTTTGATTTAAAAAAGTCTGAATTTGAATTCAAAAAAGGACCTGTTTTTTCGAATCTGATTTTGATTGACGAAATTAATCGGGCACCAGCAAAAACCCAAGCGGCACTTTTTGAAGTGATGGAAGAACGCCAAATTACTATTGACGGAAGCGCTTATATTCTGGAAACTCCTTTTTTAGTAATTGCCACACAAAACCCAATTGAGCAAGAAGGAACCTACCGTTTGCCCGAAGCACAATTAGATCGTTTTTTGTTCAAAATCGCTATTGATTATCCTAAACTAGACGAAGAAATTACCATTATTCAAAGAGAACATGTATTGCAAAGTCAAGGAAAACTGGAAAACATTAAAACGGTTCTTTCTGCAATCGAAATCAAAAACTATCAGGCATTGGTGAAACAAATTTTGGTCGAACAAAATCTGTTAGAATACATTGCAAAAATAGTCGTAAACACCCGAGAAAATGCCTTTTTATATTTGGGCGCTTCGCCTCGAGCTTCGATTGCCATTTTGAATGCGGCCAAAGGTTTTGCTGCCATTCGCGGACGCGATTTTGTAACTCCCGAAGATATAAAAGATGCTGCAATTCCTGTTTTGCAACATCGCGTTATTGTTACGCCAGAACGTGAAATGGAAGGAATTACCAGCACCGAAATCATCAAACAAATATTAGAAACAGTAGAAATTCCAAGATAAAAAACGGTATTGGCAATCAAGTTGTCACTACATGAATTGTTCCTGCAATCATGAAATTAATAAAAAAAATATACATCAACAATTTCTTTTTCTATGCGCTTTTGGGCATTACAGGACTATTTGTATGTGCCTTTATTTTTCCGGCTTTATACAATGCCGTTTGGTATATTGTTTTGATTTTAAGCACTTTTTTGCTACTGGATATCCTGATTTTATTTTTTGCCAAAAACGGTATTGAAGCCAACAGAACCACACCCGAAAAACTGTCCAACGGAGATGAAAATTCCATACACATTCGCATCAAAAACTATTATACGTTTCCGGTTTCGGTGAAAATAATCGATGAAATTCCGTTTCAATTTCAGGTGCGAAATTTTGAAATCAAGCGCCAATTGAAAGCATCCTCACAAGACGAAATCAGTTATGAATTGAGACCAACGGAACGCGGAGAATATTCGTTTGGAAATTTAAATATCTATGTTTCTTCTCCGTTACGAATGATTTCCAGACGATTTACTTTCGATAAAGATCAAATGGTTCCTACTTATCCGTCGTATATTCAGTTGCGAAAATATGATTTAATTGCTTTTTCGAATACCTTATTTCAATACGGAATCAAGAAAATTCGTCGCATTGGTCACACTATGGAATTTGAACAAATCAAAGAATATGTTCCGGGTGACGACATTAGAACCTTAAACTGGAAAGCCACTGCGAAGAAAAATTCGTTGATGGTTAATCAATTTCAGGACGAAAAATCACAATCCGTTTATATGGTTATCGATAAAGGCCGTGTGATGAAAATGCCTTTTAATGGATTGAGTTTATTGGATTATGCCATTAATGCCACTTTGGTTTTATCGAATGTGATTTTGAAAAAACAAGACAAAGCTGGAATGTTTGCTTTTTCGAAAAAGGTAGAAAATCGCGTTTTTGCAGAAAAAAGAGCCTCTCAAATGCAAAAAATTCTGGAAAACTTATACAACATCAAAACTGATTTTTTCGAAAGTGATTACAGTCGTTTGTATGTAGACATTAAGAAAAACATCAACCAAAGGAGTTTAATTATTCTCTATACCAATTTTGAAACCACGGAAGGTTTACACCGCCAATTGCCTTATTTAAAAGGCATTGCCAAAAACCATTTATTGGTAGTTGTGTTCTTTAATAATACTGAATTGAATGAAATTATAATCAAAAAAACGGAAACCGTTCAAGAAGTGTATGACAAAGTAATCGCCGAAAAGTTTGCTTTCGAAAAACGGTTAATCGTCAATGAACTGAAAAAATATGGTATTTATTCCGTTCTTACCCAACCCGAAAATTTGACTTTGGATACCATAAATAAATATTTAGAGATTAAAGCACGAGGGATTCTATAGATTTCAGGTTCTAGATTTAGCGAGCAAATTGGAGATTTTAGATTAAAAACTCAGTATCTTTACGCCTTAGAACTTTAGCACTTTTTCCATTGAAACAAATCACTTCCGTACAAAATCCATTTATTAAATCATTGGTGTTATTGCAGGAAAAAGCAAAAGCACGCAAACAATCCGGCACTTTTCTGATTGAAGGACAACGTGAAATTTCAATTGCCATCAAAGGAGGTTACGAAATGGAAACCCTTTTGTTTTTACCTGAAATTTGCTCCGAAACCGAAGCCAGAAAAATAGCTAAAAATGCTGATTTGATTGAAATCAACAAAGATGTTTATCAAAAACTGGCGTATCGGGATACTACCGAAGGAATTTTGGCTGTAGCCAAAACTAAATCACTTCAATTATCGGATTTACAATTATCAGAAAACCCATTGATTTTAGTTGCCGAAGCTCCGGAAAAACCCGGAAACATAGGCGCTTTACTCCGAACTGCAGACGCTGCCCATCTGGACGCTGTAATTATTGCCAATCCAAAAAGTGATTTATACAACCCCAATATTGTGCGTTCGAGCGTAGGTTGTTTGTTTACCAATCAAATTGCTACGGGAACGACTTCGGAAATTATTGCTTTTTTGAAAGAAAGAAAAATCAATTTTTATTGTGCCACTTTACAAAACTCCACTTCGTATCATACGCAAGATTATTCGACTCCAACTGCTTTGGTTGTAGGAACAGAAGCCACTGGTTTAACAGAAGAATGGCGCAAAGAAGCCACACAAAACATCATTATTCCGATGCAGGGTGAAATTGACTCTATGAACGTTTCGGTTGCAGCAGCGATTCTGATTTTTGAGGCAAAAAGACAAAGAGGATTTTAAGATTACAGATTTAGAAAATGAAACTATAAATAATTATGAAAAATAAATTATTCGTTACAATCGCGTTACTTTCAACCGCATTTTCATTTGCACAAATGGATGCTGCTACTATTGATGCCTTAGTGGAACGTACTTTAAAAACTTTTGACGTACCGGGAATTGCGGTGGCAGTTGTAAAAGACGGCAAAGTCATTCATGCCAAAGGATATGGAGTAAAATCGATATTGACAAATGAAAAAGTAGATGGAAACACTCTTTTTGGAATTGCATCCAACAGTAAGGCTTTCACGGCTGCGGCATTGGCGATGTTGGTTGACGAAGGGAAAGTAAAATGGGATGATAAAGTCATTCAATACCTTCCCAATTTTAAAATGTATAATGACTATGTAACGAATGAATTTACGATTCGGGATTTATTGACCCACCGCAGTGGATTAGGACTTGGCGCTGGCGATTTAATGATTTGGCCTGACGGAAGCGATTTTACAGCGCAGGATATTGTACAAAACCTACAGTATTTGAAACCCGTTTCGGCTTTTAGAACGAAATACGATTATGATAATTTATTGTATATCGTTGCCGGAGAAGTCATTCGTGTGGCCAGTGGCAAAAGCTGGTGCGATTTTATTGAAGAGCGCATCATGAAACCCTTAGAAATGAACAATAGTATTGCCTCTTTTTTACGATTAAAAGACACCACAAATACGATTGCTCCCCACGTTCCTGTTGACGGAAAACTAAAAGTAATCAAACGCTACCAAAATCATCTTTTTGATGGCGCCGCAGGAATTTATTCCAGTGTAAATGACTTGAGCAAATGGGCGATTATGCAAATGAACAAAGGAAAATATGGCTCCGAAAACAAATCCTTATTCTCTGAAAAAGAGCACAATGAAATGTGGCAGATGCAAACTATTATTCCTGCAAATACAAAAGCACCTTATTTTACACATTTTAGCGGTTACGGATTGGGTTGGTTTTTGAGCGATGTAAAAGGATACAAACAAGTGGGTCATACTGGAGGTTTAGAAGGAATTGTAACTCAAGTTACCTTAATTCCTGAACTGCAATTGGGGATTATTGTATTGACAAATCAACAAGCCGGAGCAGCATTCAGCGCAATTACCAATACGATAAAAGACAGTTATTTAGGCGTTGCATCCGAGGATTACGTGACCGTTTACAGTAATCGAATAAAAGCAAGTGAAGCAACAGCAGATCAGGTTACCGATGATGTTTGGGCAGCTGTCGCAAAAAATAAAAAAGAAAAATTCAAGATAGATTTTAATACATTCTCGGGAAGTTATACTGACAATTGGTTTGGCGATATTATTCTTTCGGAGAAAAAAGGGAAATTGTACTTTGCTTCTAAACGTTCGCCTCAACTTTCGGGAGAAGTTTTCTTTTACAAAGAGAATAATTTTGTCGTAAAATGGAATAATGCTTATTTTCATGCCGATGCTCATTTGTTTTTTGAATGTGACGCAACCGGAAAAGCTATTGGTTTAAAAATGCAACCCATTTCAGAATTGACAGACTTCAGTTATGATTTTCAGGATTTAGACTTCAAAAGAACAGAAAAATAACAGCTTCTGTTTATTTGACGTTTTTTATACTACTTCCAGCAAAATCGAAGTGTCCGAAATAAAATCTAACCCATTTTTACTTGTATATTCCCTAACTTATAGTTATTTTTAGGAATTGAACCCTGCTGATATGATAGAAATAGATTTAGAAAAAGAAAATAAAGCAATTGCTCAAGAGTACAAAGAGTTACTTCGTATTAGCTACCAAACCTTAACTGAAGAGGATAAAAAACTGATTCGCAAGGCTTTTGACGTTTCGGTTGATGCGCACAAAGACCAAAGAAGAAAATCTGGTGAGGCTTATATTTTCCATCCCATAGCTGTAGCAAAAATTGTAGCTTCCGAAATTGGTTTGGGAGCCACCTCGATTGCTGCTGCATTATTGCACGATGTAGTAGAAGATACTCCGATGACTGTCCAGGATATTGAACGCATGTTTAATCCAAAAGTGGCACAATTAGTCGAAGGATTGACCAAAATATCTATGGTTCAAAAGGATTTAAATGCCTCGATACAAGCCGAGAATTTTCGTAAAATGATTTTGACGCTTAATGATGATGTTCGGGTAATCCTTATAAAACTGGCGGATCGTTTGCACAATATGCAAACCATGGATTCGATGCAGGAGGACAAGCAAACTAAAATTGCCTCAGAAACCTTATATATTTATGCACCATTAGCGCATCGATTGGGATTATACAATATCAAAACAAAACTGGAAGATTTAGGGTTGAAATATACTGAACCAACCATTTATAATGATATTGTAAGCAAAATCAAAGAGACTAAGGAAGAACAAGATGCCTATATCAAAGATATTTCTGATGTACTCAAAACAGCATTAGATGATGAAGGAATTGAATACATTATAAAAGGTCGTCCAAAATCGATCTATTCTATTCGCAGAAAAATGTTGGCACAAAATGTAAGCTTTGACGAAGTGTATGATAAATTCGCTTTGCGTATTGTATACAAATCAAATCCGCATGACGAAAAATTTCTGGCCTGGAAAATATATTCTATTGTAACTGACCACTACAGACCGAGCCCAAGTCGTTTACGCGACTGGATTTCATCACCAAAATCTACCGGTTACGAAGCCTTACACATCACAGTTATGGGGCCAAAAGGCCGTTGGGTTGAAGTGCAAGTACGAAGTGAACGTATGGATGAAATTGCCGAAAAAGGATACGCTGCGCATTACAAATATAAAAATGGTGCTACCGAAGAAAGTGGTTTAGATGTATGGCTGAATTTATTAAAAGAAGCGCTAGAAAATTCTGAAACCAATGCGGTCGATTTTGTGGAAGATTTCAAAATGAATTTATATTCAAAAGAAATCTTTGTATTTACACCAAAAGGAGAAATAAAATCATTACCCAAAGGAGCTACTTCGCTCGATTTTGCCTTTAGCATTCACTCCGAAATAGGAATTCGTACCCGAGGAACCCGTGTAAACGGAAAATTAGTTCCTTTGAATCATGAACTAAAAAGTGGAGATCAAATAGAAGTAATCACATCACAAAATCAGAAACCCACAGTGAACTGGCTTGATTATGTAACGACTTCGAGAGCAAAAACAAAAATAAAAAACGTTCTGAACGAAAACACCAAGAAAATTGGTGAAGAAGGAAAAGAATTGTTGACCCGAAAATTGAAACACTTAAAAATAACCATGAACGAATCGGTTATAAATGAGTTAGTCAACTTTTTCAAACTAAAAACCAGTTTAGATTTATTTTACAGAGTGGGAATTGGTGCGATAGAAAACCAACAATTAAAAGACTATGCCGCACAAAAAAGCAATACGTTTATTAATTTTTTCAAAAACAAAATAAAACGTTCTGCGAGCACCACTGCCGATGATGACATTCACAAACCAATTATAAGCAGTAATTATGACATGCTTGTTTTTGGAAAGGAACATGACAAACTGGATTACAAATTATCACCCTGTTGCAACCCAATTCCCGGAGATGATGTTTTTGGTTTTGTAACCATCAACGAAGGTATTAAGGTTCATAAAAAAGATTGTCCGAACGCTATAGGAATGCAATCAAACTATGCGTACCGAATTATGACTGCCAAATGGATTGACTCTTCACAAGAAGAATTTAAAGCCATAATCAACATTACAGGAATGGATGTTTTGGGACTCACAAATCAGTTGACCAAAGTGATTTCAAACAATATGAATGTAAATATTCAAAGTATTTCTTTGAGCACTGATGCCGGAATTTTTCATGGTCAAGTGGTTGTAATTGTACAAAATAACACGATTTTGAAAAAAATGATTAACAACATCAAAAAAATAGACGGTATCGATAAAGTAACACGCGTTTATAAAACCTAAAAAATGTTTAAAGTTTAAAATTTAAGCCTGTTCAAGTTAAAAAGTTTAAACCTTAAACTTTAAACTTTAAACTAAAAAATTTATCTTTGCCAGATATGACACTCATCTCTACAGACAATAACAAAAACCAAGAAATTGTAAAAAATGTTTTTACAATGTATCTTGAAAAAAAAGGTCATCGTAAAACTCCGGAACGCTACGC
This region of Flavobacterium lacustre genomic DNA includes:
- a CDS encoding TrmH family RNA methyltransferase translates to MKQITSVQNPFIKSLVLLQEKAKARKQSGTFLIEGQREISIAIKGGYEMETLLFLPEICSETEARKIAKNADLIEINKDVYQKLAYRDTTEGILAVAKTKSLQLSDLQLSENPLILVAEAPEKPGNIGALLRTADAAHLDAVIIANPKSDLYNPNIVRSSVGCLFTNQIATGTTSEIIAFLKERKINFYCATLQNSTSYHTQDYSTPTALVVGTEATGLTEEWRKEATQNIIIPMQGEIDSMNVSVAAAILIFEAKRQRGF
- a CDS encoding stage II sporulation protein M — translated: MREIAFIKQNKEKWLEFEQAIFGKAKKNPDEMAHLYIQLVNDLSYAQTYYPKSKTVIYLNYLASQIYQKIYKTKRTEKNRILYFFTTEVPLLVYDYKRYLIYAFVLFFATVAMGVVSARYDENFVRLILGDSYVNMTLENIKKGNPVAVYKSGSNWGSFIGITLNNLYVGARCYLYGIFGGIGTFYIFLQNSLMLGSFQYFFYQQGVFWKSVRGIWIHGSMEIFAIVIESTAGFILGASILFPKTYSRINSFKIGFKNSFKIFLSTIPFTIAAGFLEGFITRYSIEMENWFSSFIILLTLALISFYYLIYPFIVHKKTLPA
- a CDS encoding DUF4129 domain-containing protein; this encodes MNRLLLILFFLFCSNVGAMDTLAVAKKEKAPFTQDHIQLDSSRMEIRTFAKNFKKKYTDDAFKYEFKTPEKNAWDRFKEWLAAFFKNLFHFSSNATALGFVGALLKILAVLILIFVVYLITNALLNKEGQWIFGRNSDKKRIDHSEIEKNLHRIDFEKLIQGTLETGEMRLSIRYYYLWLLKSMAEKNWIVWDIEKTNSDYLYELKNQSQKDEFAYLSYLYNYIWYGEFDLDEGTFAKAKTAFEKTIKSIGNE
- a CDS encoding DUF58 domain-containing protein, producing the protein MKLIKKIYINNFFFYALLGITGLFVCAFIFPALYNAVWYIVLILSTFLLLDILILFFAKNGIEANRTTPEKLSNGDENSIHIRIKNYYTFPVSVKIIDEIPFQFQVRNFEIKRQLKASSQDEISYELRPTERGEYSFGNLNIYVSSPLRMISRRFTFDKDQMVPTYPSYIQLRKYDLIAFSNTLFQYGIKKIRRIGHTMEFEQIKEYVPGDDIRTLNWKATAKKNSLMVNQFQDEKSQSVYMVIDKGRVMKMPFNGLSLLDYAINATLVLSNVILKKQDKAGMFAFSKKVENRVFAEKRASQMQKILENLYNIKTDFFESDYSRLYVDIKKNINQRSLIILYTNFETTEGLHRQLPYLKGIAKNHLLVVVFFNNTELNEIIIKKTETVQEVYDKVIAEKFAFEKRLIVNELKKYGIYSVLTQPENLTLDTINKYLEIKARGIL
- a CDS encoding AAA family ATPase, which translates into the protein MEDINTPATPNENVNFESRINLAPLLESITIIKQELGSVIVGQSKMIDQLLVAILSNGHVLLEGVPGVAKTITAKLLAKTLNIGFSRIQFTPDLMPSDILGTSIFDLKKSEFEFKKGPVFSNLILIDEINRAPAKTQAALFEVMEERQITIDGSAYILETPFLVIATQNPIEQEGTYRLPEAQLDRFLFKIAIDYPKLDEEITIIQREHVLQSQGKLENIKTVLSAIEIKNYQALVKQILVEQNLLEYIAKIVVNTRENAFLYLGASPRASIAILNAAKGFAAIRGRDFVTPEDIKDAAIPVLQHRVIVTPEREMEGITSTEIIKQILETVEIPR
- a CDS encoding DUF4350 domain-containing protein, which produces MNRTLKIYIAFLVLLLAGIIAIDSNRPKPVDWTTTYAIKDKIPYGMYVFNAEIGSLLKNQKIEQIKVTLYEFLESKYNYDTLVADYKIKGTILNISENSTLDTESLKEICYFVSRGNAAFISSKTIPKVLLDTLKLKIKSEYNPSDTTFNWLANTKWKPEKYKITEGLGNTYFSKTDTLKTTVLGFQSGDSSRVNFIKVKYNNGEFFLHLQPAAFTNFHLLKANHHEYAEKVLSYIPKGTVFWYIKDQNGEVISDSPMRYILSQPALKWAWYIFLTGMFLFIIFNAKRKQRIVPIIKPLTNTTIDFTKTIGNLYYQEGDHDTIIDKKIIYFLEKIRNDYLIDTTQLNDDFIKKIHHKSGKDLVVIKRAVLLITNHRRSPYNSIEEDLIQINNAIEEVVS
- a CDS encoding trimeric intracellular cation channel family protein translates to MFHLLDIIGTMAFAMSGALTAMHKKLDAFGIFIIAFVTAVGGGTLRDIMIGRTPVGWMLDLKYVYVIIIGFILAIVFRKKFDRLRTSLFLFDTIGLGVFTLIGLEKGINIGLHPVICIALGTMTACFGGVIRDILCTEIPVIFRKEIYATVCIFGGIVFFFLKEMNLENDILYLITSLVIISGRLMAVKFKWYLPTLEHK
- a CDS encoding RDD family protein, translating into MSELSIHTTQNVNINFTAASVGERIVAYLIDWVIKIAYCLVVYGVFFYWLGMNKSFDTMDQWSVMATILVFYFPVMIYSITLESIFEGQTIGKKLRKIKVVKIDGYQASFGDYLIRWFFRIIDISILNGIVALVAIISSAKNQRLGDMTAGTAVITLKNSITINNTILEEIGDEYVPVYPLVIKLSDNDMRIIKDTFVLAKAKGDSETLLKLRRKIESVTGIQNQSGNDSDFVNTILKDYNFYTQNM